The following nucleotide sequence is from Flavimarina sp. Hel_I_48.
TGGTAGGGAAGAAGTGCGAAGGTATATTAGGGATAATGCGTTCATGTGGTTAGAGCGCTTTAATTGTGACGGTCTTCGATGGGATGCCACGGCGTTTATTAGGGAAGCAGATGGTGGTCTGGGCATGGAAAACAGACTTGAGGAAGGTGTCCAGATGATGCGGGATATCAATAAGGAGATTCAAGATAAATATCCTGAAAAGTTACTAATTGCAGAAGATCTTATGAAAAAGGATGAGGTGACAAATGCGATTGAAAATGGCGGTATTGGATTTAATTCGCAATGGGACTCCGGTTTTGTTCATCCCATGCGTAAATTACTTTCGGAAACGAATGATAGTGACAGGGATTTGGATATCGTTAGTGAAGTTCTCCTCTTTAAATATAACGGTAAAACCTTTCAGCGTATTGTTTATGTCGAGTCTCACGATGAGGTTGCCAATGGTAAAGTGCGTTTGCCCGAAATGATTCAGCCGGGTGAGGCAGATAGCGAATTTGCTAAAAAGAGAGCGGTTTTAGGTGCCGTGCTCGTCCTTACCGCGCCTGGTATTCCCATGTTGTTTCAGGGACAGGAATTTTTGACGGACAGATATTTTAAGGATGATGATGGCCTGGACTGGGAAAAATTCTCAAAATTCAAGGGAATAACCAAATTATTCAAGGATTTAATAAAATTACGGACAGGTAAAGAGGGTTCTGCCTGGGGATTGCAAGGTGAGGAAATTGAAATCGTCCATAAAAACAATAAGGATAAAATATTTGCTTATTATCGCTACAGTTCAGAAGCGAGAGATCATGGAGTGCTGGTTGTGCTCAATTTTTCGAACAATCAATTTGACAATTATAAACTAGGCGTTCCAAGCCCGGGTCAATGGATTAACAAGTTCAATACAAGTTGGGAAGGATATGACTGGCAATTCGGTAATGTTTACGTAGGTGATTTTGAGACTTTTGACGAGAACTACGATAATTATTCCCAGGCTGCCAGTATTTCAGTTCCTGCCTACGGT
It contains:
- a CDS encoding alpha-amylase family glycosyl hydrolase; this encodes MSENSKVEGMGAIITDEGVGFRVWAPNAHQIFVVGDFNDWQNDKNELFSEDNGYWFTLVSDAKVGDEYKFYIRNGDTELYKMDPYAREVTNSNGNSIVAKNYHDWSVNDFKISSWNSLVIYELHIGTFFRNHADQVGDFDSVTNHLRYLRALGINCIEIMPVAEFPGGQSWGYNPSSPFAIEQDYGGQDALARLIDEAHKIGIAVIMDVVYNHFGPSDLDLWRFDGWSENDRGGIYFYNDWKAETPWGSTRPDYGREEVRRYIRDNAFMWLERFNCDGLRWDATAFIREADGGLGMENRLEEGVQMMRDINKEIQDKYPEKLLIAEDLMKKDEVTNAIENGGIGFNSQWDSGFVHPMRKLLSETNDSDRDLDIVSEVLLFKYNGKTFQRIVYVESHDEVANGKVRLPEMIQPGEADSEFAKKRAVLGAVLVLTAPGIPMLFQGQEFLTDRYFKDDDGLDWEKFSKFKGITKLFKDLIKLRTGKEGSAWGLQGEEIEIVHKNNKDKIFAYYRYSSEARDHGVLVVLNFSNNQFDNYKLGVPSPGQWINKFNTSWEGYDWQFGNVYVGDFETFDENYDNYSQAASISVPAYGGLLFTR